The region AAGCAGCAGGTAAATATCGGCCGGAGGTGAATTGGCTGGCGATCGCCAAAGGATCGGAAACCATTGTGATTTATATGGGGGTGTATAGTTTGGCCACCATTTTGCCCCAGTTAATGTTGGCGGGGTTGGGGGAAGACACTCCCATTGCTTTGATACGTTGGGGAACCTGTCCAGAACAGCAGGAACTAGTGGGCACTTTTGCCACCATCTTGGCCCAGATTGAAGCAGAAAATTTTCAAGCCCCGGCGATCGTGGTCATCGGGGCAGTGGTTAATTATCCGGCTAATCTCCGTCAGCAATTGGCACCTATACTGGGCGGTGTTAATTAAAAATTCTGTGCTACCAGGATGGCTCTTTTAAGGGCTTTATTATGTACCCATCCAGTAAAGCCAGAAAATTGACATTTGCCGGTTACATCTGCAATAAAAATATGCCTAACACCCACAGGATTGACCCACTCTCGCAGGGTAATACCGTCAGAGAATGTATGGCTAATGGTTGCTCTTGGAAAATCTCTTTCGTCAGCCGGTGTCATTCCTTCTACATGCTCAAAATGATCAATTAATCGGGTTATTCTAGAATTCTCAGATGGAATTAGATATGGATGTAATAAAAACGACTTAACTTTTTCACCGATGATTAGATCTATAGGTAGATCTTGATGCTTTACATTGTTCCGGGTAAAAAAATGAGTACTATTTAGCCTGGTTGACTCGATAGGAATAACACCATCACCACCACCATTAACACTTCCGGCAATCACTAAAGTTGGTATCTTTTGTGTGATTTTTTCCGCTAAATATTGACGATTGCGTCCCAACTCTTGAGCAATACCAATCCCCCAACCAAACGGATCTACTGTTCTTGCCAAAGATGCTCCTTTGATTGGTGAACCTATTAAAACCAAGGCATCTAAGCGTTCTAGCCAAGATGGATTTCTAGATAAAACTTCCACCCAAAGAATGCCCCCCATGGAAAAGCCGACCACACTGAAAGTAGATTGAGGAAAATCATTCAGAGTCTCACTTGCAGAGCGTTCCACTACTTCAATGAGGGGATCAAGATTTAAAAAAGTAGTGAGCAGGTTTAAGTTAGGAACAACAACATATGCGTTTTCTGGAGCAACTCTTCCCGCCAAAATTTGCATATTTTGATTGCTTTCACCCATACCATGCTGGAAAAACAGAATTGGTGATTGGCTCATTTTTAGGGAAAACTGAATAAGTAACAGATTAGCTTAGTCTTTATAGACCATGCCTTGAGTAAATAGGTATTGTCAATTTAGCTGGATGTTACTAGAAAGCCTGGGAAAACTATATTCAAAGTCTTTCCCAAACTATCCAATGTTTTATTGAAATTTTCTTGAGGAATTAAGTCTTTTAGCCAGACTGGCATTGAAGGCTAGCTTGAAATTCCCCTAATTCGGTTGGGTTTCACTGTAGGCAGGGAAAAGATCCCGGGGGAAATCCTCCGCCGCTAGGCAGGTATTCATCGCTTTTTGGGGCGTGAAATCGGAAACTTCCCGACTTAGGGCCAGCACACACTCCGAATGGCGGCCAGGCAGTAAACTTTGGCGGCAAGTGTTAAGGGCGGCCATTGTCACATCTTCACCTTCTGGGGAACGATTGCGCCCCACCACGCCCCGGTCAATATCCACTACACAATTACCCAAATCCACCGGGCGACGCACTTGAAAACAGGATTGCAGAGCCACAATGCCGGTGATGTTGGTGTTACGGCTGATCATGTTGACGCATTGAGACATTTCCTTGGGAATAATTGCCTGGGAGCAACCGGAAGCGGCCGCATCATCACTAACTCCGTTTCTTTTCAGTTCGCTCACACAAACATCAAACTGGTTCCAGTCCCCAGCCACGGCGGCGATCGGAGCAAAAACCATGCCGCTGGCCATCAACAAGCCGCAACCAATGGGGGCAAAGGGACGACGGAGTTGTTGGAAATAATTTTTCAAGCTATGTTTATAGCCGTTAGAACCGATAGAGCTAAGCATACGGGTTAACACCAAGACGAAATTGACACCATCACCAGACCACCGAATTGTAGTCAGAGTTGCAGAGAAGATCAAGCCACTGGGGGTCACTCCAGGGGGTACAATGCCTGCTAATCTATGGGGAAGTTATTTGCCCTTGTCCCTGCTCCGATTATCCCCCATTCCGAGATATTAATGTTGACTGATAACCGCTTGGGAGAAGCGACCTTGTCCCCATCTATCCATCCAACTGCCATTATCCACCCCCAAGCCCAGTTACATGCCACAGTTCAGGTGGGGGCTTTTAGTGTCATCGGGGAGAAAGTCACCATTGGTGCTAATACGGTCATCGGTCCCCATGTGGTGGTGGAAGGCCCCACGGAAATTGGTACAGGAAATCGTATTTTCCCCGGTGCAGTGATTGGTTGTGAACCCCAGGATTTGAAATATAAGGGGGGAGAAAGCTGGGTCAAAATCGGCAACAATAACCAAATTCGAGAATACGTCACCATTAACCGGGCTACGGAAGAGGGAGCAGTGACCCGCATCGGCGATCGTAATTTGTTGATGGCCTATGCCCATGTGGCCCACAATTGTGTCATTGAAAATGAGGTAATCATTGCCAACTCAGTGGCTTTAGCGGGGCATATCCATATTGAATCCCAGGCGAGAATCAGTGGCGTTTTGGGAGTCCACCAATTTGTTCATATTGGCCGGTTAGCCATGGTGGGGGGCATGAGTCGCATTGAACGGGATGTGCCTCCCTTTACCATTGTGGAGGGAAATCCTTCCCGGGTACGTTCTTTGAATCTCATTGGTTTGCAACGATCTGGCATGTCGGCGGAGGATCTGAGTGCGCTCAAACAGGCCTTTCGCCTGATTTATCGTTCTGAGACCCCCTACCAACAAGCCTTGGAAGAATTAGGGCGATCGGCAGCCCATCCCTACGTGCAACACTTCCAAAAGTTTCTTCAGGAATCTAGCTACGGCCAAGGGCGACGGGGCCCTATTCCCGGTAAAAAGTAGGTCAGCATTGTTGCCATGGGTGATTCCCACTTACTAATTAATCTTTCCTTTTTGCTGTCCCAACCGACGGGCTTGAGCGTCTATGCCAGCAACGTTTTTCCCCATCTCAAATCCCTCAACCCGACCTTACTAACCTCTCGCATGGTGGCTAATTTTGCTTGCCAAACCGTGCCGGATAATCTCACCCCTGCCCAGGGCAGTCAGGGCCATTTTAATCGTCTAGTCTGGACCCAGTTTCAGCTACCAAAACTTTGCCAACAGTTAAAGGCTTCCTTACTTTTCTCTCCGATTCCGGAAGCTCCCCTTTGGGCAGGTTGTCGCACAGTGGTGATGGTGCATGACTTAATTCCCCTCCGGTTCCCCCATTGGAAATCCCCCCTAACCAGCTATTGCAAGTTTTATCTGCCCTTAGTGCTGGGACAAGCGGAACATATTCTTTGCAACTCCCAAGCCACGGCCGATGATGTGGTGGATTATTTCCAAATTCCTGCCAGTAAAATTACCCCGATCGCCTTGGGATATGACCGGAAGCATTTTCAGCCAGGAGAAGATAATTTACCCCCTAGGGAAAAGCCTTACTTTCTCTTTGTGGGCCGTCACGACCCCCATAAAAATGTGGCCAGGCTGATCCAAGCCTTTGCCCGGTTTATCCAAACCACCAACAACCGAAATGCTGAGTTAATTTTGGCAGGCCCCACCGATCGCCGTTACACCCCCAAATTAATGGCCTTGGCGGAGGAATTAGGCATTGGTCCATTGGTTCATTGTTTGGACTACGTCAGCTACGACCAACTGCGGCAACTTTATCGCCAGGCGATCGCCTTGGTATTTCCTTCTCTCTGGGAAGGATTTGGTTTTCCAGTGCTGGAAGCCATGGCCTGTGGCACAGTGGCAATTACCTCCTCTGTCTCCTCCCTACCGGAAGTGGCAGGGGATGCCGCTCTACTGGTTGATCCTTTTAATGTTGGGGAAATTCACCAAGCAATGGAGCAGGTGTGGAAGGATGATCGGTTCCGTCAGCAGTTACAACAGCAGAGCTTAGCCAGGGCAAGGACATTCTCTTGGGAAAAAACCGGGCATTTAACTGCGGACGCATTGACAAAGTATCTTTAGGTTAGTGAAATCTGGTTCCATGGCGACCCACTAGGCGATTTAGTCACCAATTCTGATTCCAAAGAATTGATTGACATCCTCATTCTCAATTCTCAAAACAATGAAACTGTTTGGGAAGAAGAAAGGGAGTAGAGAGATTAATATTAATTAAATGTATCTTTAAAAATTAATTTGCCTTTTAGATAAACTTCCACTGTATTGTCATTAATTGAGTAGGTATAATCTCCATTTTTCCAAGTTGAAATACCTGCCTTACGGTTGCGCCCCAACTTAATACAGCCTGTTCCATAAACACAGCCCTGATAGGTTCCTGCTTCGTAGTCGACGGTATATTCCCCTTTCTGACCATAGTAGGTAATGGGACTTGCTACGGCAAGGGTTGCATAAACCACAGAAAAAGTTGCCATCAGCACCGAATGTAATACTTTCATGATTTAGACCTCAATGCTTAATCATTCAGTAATTGTATCTGTTACCCAAA is a window of Synechocystis sp. PCC 7338 DNA encoding:
- a CDS encoding alpha/beta fold hydrolase, with the translated sequence MSQSPILFFQHGMGESNQNMQILAGRVAPENAYVVVPNLNLLTTFLNLDPLIEVVERSASETLNDFPQSTFSVVGFSMGGILWVEVLSRNPSWLERLDALVLIGSPIKGASLARTVDPFGWGIGIAQELGRNRQYLAEKITQKIPTLVIAGSVNGGGDGVIPIESTRLNSTHFFTRNNVKHQDLPIDLIIGEKVKSFLLHPYLIPSENSRITRLIDHFEHVEGMTPADERDFPRATISHTFSDGITLREWVNPVGVRHIFIADVTGKCQFSGFTGWVHNKALKRAILVAQNF
- the lpxA gene encoding acyl-ACP--UDP-N-acetylglucosamine O-acyltransferase — its product is MGKLFALVPAPIIPHSEILMLTDNRLGEATLSPSIHPTAIIHPQAQLHATVQVGAFSVIGEKVTIGANTVIGPHVVVEGPTEIGTGNRIFPGAVIGCEPQDLKYKGGESWVKIGNNNQIREYVTINRATEEGAVTRIGDRNLLMAYAHVAHNCVIENEVIIANSVALAGHIHIESQARISGVLGVHQFVHIGRLAMVGGMSRIERDVPPFTIVEGNPSRVRSLNLIGLQRSGMSAEDLSALKQAFRLIYRSETPYQQALEELGRSAAHPYVQHFQKFLQESSYGQGRRGPIPGKK
- a CDS encoding glycosyltransferase family 1 protein; protein product: MGDSHLLINLSFLLSQPTGLSVYASNVFPHLKSLNPTLLTSRMVANFACQTVPDNLTPAQGSQGHFNRLVWTQFQLPKLCQQLKASLLFSPIPEAPLWAGCRTVVMVHDLIPLRFPHWKSPLTSYCKFYLPLVLGQAEHILCNSQATADDVVDYFQIPASKITPIALGYDRKHFQPGEDNLPPREKPYFLFVGRHDPHKNVARLIQAFARFIQTTNNRNAELILAGPTDRRYTPKLMALAEELGIGPLVHCLDYVSYDQLRQLYRQAIALVFPSLWEGFGFPVLEAMACGTVAITSSVSSLPEVAGDAALLVDPFNVGEIHQAMEQVWKDDRFRQQLQQQSLARARTFSWEKTGHLTADALTKYL